The sequence TGTATTTACTATAGATCGAATCGGAAAATCTCCATCTATATTCAATACAGAAAAGCTCAATTGGATGAATAGTCAGTATATAAAAACTTCTAGTGATAATTATATTACTGCATCTATAGCTAATGAATTAGATGTTTATTGTAAATCTAATAAAATTAAACTAGAAACACCAATCACTCAAGATAGTGTAAAAACGGTGTTAGAAATCTTAAAAGAACGAATTAAAACAATTAACCCAGAGGAAATTTGGCCAGTATGCAACTTCTTCTTTGAAACTCCAGAACCAAATGAACAACAGCGGCTACTATTAAAATCAAAAGCATCCTTACCGCTAGAAATATATAAAGAAGCAATTACTATAATCAATAATATCGATGATTTTACAGAACATAAAATAGAAACCTCATTACGCGATTTATTAGAAAAACATCAATGTAAACCTCGGGACTTATTCGGTACAATAAGAATAGCTATAACTGGTAAAGAAGTATCCCCACCATTATTTATTACTTTTGAATTATTAGGAAAAAAAAGATCTATTGAAAGAATGCAAAACTTTATGGAATATTTAAGCGTTGCAACATAATCAAGCATACAATATAATATTCCCGAGGCCTAACATGCCTTTAATACATATATTTAGTTTTTTTCACAATTCCGTGGGAGGAAATCTAGAATGACTTATATCATTGCCGAACCTTGTGTTGATCTAAAGGACCAATCATGTATTGACGTCTGTCCTGTTGATTGTATTTATGGTGTAGACGAAGGAGATGATCGACAGTTGTACATAAATCCAGACGAGTGTATAGACTGTGCTGCTTGTGAGCCGGTATGTCCTGTAAATGCTATTTTTGCAGAAGAAGATGTACCAACCAAATGGGAAGGTTGGATCAAAGTAAATTACGATTATTTCGATGATGCTGATTCAGCTCGTCAACAAGTAAATGATCTTAAACCAGCCTAATAACTAAACAATTCATTGAATATACCAGAAGAAATTAAA is a genomic window of SAR202 cluster bacterium containing:
- a CDS encoding ferredoxin family protein; amino-acid sequence: MTYIIAEPCVDLKDQSCIDVCPVDCIYGVDEGDDRQLYINPDECIDCAACEPVCPVNAIFAEEDVPTKWEGWIKVNYDYFDDADSARQQVNDLKPA